A genomic window from Scophthalmus maximus strain ysfricsl-2021 chromosome 17, ASM2237912v1, whole genome shotgun sequence includes:
- the LOC118288859 gene encoding TOM1-like protein 2 isoform X4 gives MEFLLGNPYSTPVGQCVERATDGGLQNEDWTLNMEICDIINETDEGPKDAMRALKKRLGGNKNYREVMLALTVLETCVKNCGHRFHVQVANRDFIDGILVKIISPKINPPTIVQDKVLSLIQAWADAFRSSPDLTGVVHIYEELKRKGIEFPMADLDALSPIHTPQRGTPEVDPAMIKYLAPASPAAATPKPAPTPTLTLTPTPTPVSATQIPHMPSPITATPEQIARLRSELDIVRGNIKVMSEMLTEMAPGQEEASDLELLQELNRTCRAMQQRVVELISRVSNEEVTEDLLHVNDDLNNIFLRYERYERYRSGRASHNGMLNEATEDNLIDLGPGSPAVVTPRITSSPPAHSTAGASASASPARNPTTASPSTAIAGLDVGSDSVTGTLSSLSGRNRDDFDMFAQTRSSSLAEQRKNVKYEDPQALGGLASALDVRQQNAGGKGDAAEEGVTSEEFDKFLEERAKASDTVGSPPGANPAHPARAPGGSRKKAERTEDALFAL, from the exons ATGGAGTTCCTACTTGGCAACCCGTACAGCACTCCCGTGGGCCAGTGTGTAG AGAGGGCCACAGATGGAGGCCTACAGAATGAGGACTGGACGCTCAACATGGAAATCTGCGATATCATAAATGAGACAGACGAAGG GCCAAAAGATGCCATGCGTGCGCTGAAGAAGAGACTTGGCGGCAACAAGAACTACAGAGAAGTGATGCTGGCGCTGACG GTATTGGAAACATGTGTGAAGAACTGTGGTCACAGGTTTCATGTCCAGGTGGCAAACAGAGATTTCATCGACGGCATTTTGGTCAAAATCATCTCTCCCAAAATCAACCCTCCGACTATTGTACAAGACAAAGTGCTGTCGCTCATACAG GCCTGGGCTGATGCCTTCAGGAGCAGCCCTGATCTTACTGGGGTGGTCCATATTTATGAGGAACTGAAGAGGAAAGGCATTGAATTCCCAATGGCCGACCTGGACGCATTGTCTCCGATTCACACACCACAGAgg GGTACACCTGAGGTGGACCCAGCCATGATCAAGTACCTCGCCCCTgcatcacctgctgctgcgaCTCCAAAACCTGCCCCGACCCcaaccctgaccctgaccccaaCCCCGACCCCTGTCTCTGCCACACAGATCCCCCACATGCCCAGCCCCATCACAGCAACCCCTGAACAG ATCGCCCGGCTGCGTAGTGAGTTGGACATAGTGAGAGGAAACATCAAGGTCATGTCAGAGATGCTAACAGAGATGGCCCCTGGCCAGGAAGAGGCCTCTGACCTAGAACTGCTGCAG GAGCTGAACAGGACATGCAGGGCGATGCAGCAGAGAGTGGTCGAGCTGATTTCACGTGTCTCAAACGAGGAAGTGACCGAGGATCTGCTACATGTCAATGACGACCTCAACAATATTTTCCTGCGATATGAGAG GTATGAGAGGTACAGGTCGGGTAGAGCCTCACACAACGGG ATGTTGAATGAGGCCACAGAGGACAACCTGATAGACCTGGGCCCAGGCTCCCCCGCGGTGGTCACTCCCAGGATCACATCCAGCCCTCCAGCCCACTCCACTGCCGGGGCCTCCGCCTCTGCCTCCCCAGCCCGTAACCCCACTACAGCATCGCCGTCCACTGCAATAGCTGGCCTGG ATGTGGGTTCCGACAGCGTGACTGGCACTCTGTCGTCTCTGTCAGGCCGCAACCGGGACGACTTTGACATGTTTGCTCAGACCAGGAGCAGCTCTCTGGCCGAACAGCGCAAAAA TGTAAAGTATGAGGACCCGCAGGCTCTGGGCGGCCTGGCCTCAGCTTTGGATGTGAGGCAGCAGAATGCAGGAGGG AAAGGGGACGCCGCTGAGGAAGGGGTAACCAGTGAAG agTTTGATAAGTTCCTGGAGGAGCGGGCGAAGGCATCAGACACCGTTGGATCTCCACCGGGAGCTAACCCTGCTCATCCAGCCCGAGCCCCTGGTGGCTCCCGCAAGAAGGCTGAACGGACAGAAGACGCCCTCTTTGCCTTGTAG
- the LOC118288859 gene encoding TOM1-like protein 2 isoform X2 → MEFLLGNPYSTPVGQCVERATDGGLQNEDWTLNMEICDIINETDEGPKDAMRALKKRLGGNKNYREVMLALTVLETCVKNCGHRFHVQVANRDFIDGILVKIISPKINPPTIVQDKVLSLIQAWADAFRSSPDLTGVVHIYEELKRKGIEFPMADLDALSPIHTPQRGTPEVDPAMIKYLAPASPAAATPKPAPTPTLTLTPTPTPVSATQIPHMPSPITATPEQIARLRSELDIVRGNIKVMSEMLTEMAPGQEEASDLELLQELNRTCRAMQQRVVELISRVSNEEVTEDLLHVNDDLNNIFLRYERYERYRSGRASHNGMLNEATEDNLIDLGPGSPAVVTPRITSSPPAHSTAGASASASPARNPTTASPSTAIAGLDVGSDSVTGTLSSLSGRNRDDFDMFAQTRSSSLAEQRKNVKYEDPQALGGLASALDVRQQNAGGIPVSQSSVMDDIEEWLCADVKGDAAEEGVTSEEFDKFLEERAKASDTVGSPPGANPAHPARAPGGSRKKAERTEDALFAL, encoded by the exons ATGGAGTTCCTACTTGGCAACCCGTACAGCACTCCCGTGGGCCAGTGTGTAG AGAGGGCCACAGATGGAGGCCTACAGAATGAGGACTGGACGCTCAACATGGAAATCTGCGATATCATAAATGAGACAGACGAAGG GCCAAAAGATGCCATGCGTGCGCTGAAGAAGAGACTTGGCGGCAACAAGAACTACAGAGAAGTGATGCTGGCGCTGACG GTATTGGAAACATGTGTGAAGAACTGTGGTCACAGGTTTCATGTCCAGGTGGCAAACAGAGATTTCATCGACGGCATTTTGGTCAAAATCATCTCTCCCAAAATCAACCCTCCGACTATTGTACAAGACAAAGTGCTGTCGCTCATACAG GCCTGGGCTGATGCCTTCAGGAGCAGCCCTGATCTTACTGGGGTGGTCCATATTTATGAGGAACTGAAGAGGAAAGGCATTGAATTCCCAATGGCCGACCTGGACGCATTGTCTCCGATTCACACACCACAGAgg GGTACACCTGAGGTGGACCCAGCCATGATCAAGTACCTCGCCCCTgcatcacctgctgctgcgaCTCCAAAACCTGCCCCGACCCcaaccctgaccctgaccccaaCCCCGACCCCTGTCTCTGCCACACAGATCCCCCACATGCCCAGCCCCATCACAGCAACCCCTGAACAG ATCGCCCGGCTGCGTAGTGAGTTGGACATAGTGAGAGGAAACATCAAGGTCATGTCAGAGATGCTAACAGAGATGGCCCCTGGCCAGGAAGAGGCCTCTGACCTAGAACTGCTGCAG GAGCTGAACAGGACATGCAGGGCGATGCAGCAGAGAGTGGTCGAGCTGATTTCACGTGTCTCAAACGAGGAAGTGACCGAGGATCTGCTACATGTCAATGACGACCTCAACAATATTTTCCTGCGATATGAGAG GTATGAGAGGTACAGGTCGGGTAGAGCCTCACACAACGGG ATGTTGAATGAGGCCACAGAGGACAACCTGATAGACCTGGGCCCAGGCTCCCCCGCGGTGGTCACTCCCAGGATCACATCCAGCCCTCCAGCCCACTCCACTGCCGGGGCCTCCGCCTCTGCCTCCCCAGCCCGTAACCCCACTACAGCATCGCCGTCCACTGCAATAGCTGGCCTGG ATGTGGGTTCCGACAGCGTGACTGGCACTCTGTCGTCTCTGTCAGGCCGCAACCGGGACGACTTTGACATGTTTGCTCAGACCAGGAGCAGCTCTCTGGCCGAACAGCGCAAAAA TGTAAAGTATGAGGACCCGCAGGCTCTGGGCGGCCTGGCCTCAGCTTTGGATGTGAGGCAGCAGAATGCAGGAGGG ATCCCTGTATCGCAGTCCTCTGTCATGGATGACATAGAGGAGTGGCTCTGTGCTGACGTG AAAGGGGACGCCGCTGAGGAAGGGGTAACCAGTGAAG agTTTGATAAGTTCCTGGAGGAGCGGGCGAAGGCATCAGACACCGTTGGATCTCCACCGGGAGCTAACCCTGCTCATCCAGCCCGAGCCCCTGGTGGCTCCCGCAAGAAGGCTGAACGGACAGAAGACGCCCTCTTTGCCTTGTAG
- the LOC118288859 gene encoding TOM1-like protein 2 isoform X1: MEFLLGNPYSTPVGQCVERATDGGLQNEDWTLNMEICDIINETDEGPKDAMRALKKRLGGNKNYREVMLALTVLETCVKNCGHRFHVQVANRDFIDGILVKIISPKINPPTIVQDKVLSLIQAWADAFRSSPDLTGVVHIYEELKRKGIEFPMADLDALSPIHTPQRGTPEVDPAMIKYLAPASPAAATPKPAPTPTLTLTPTPTPVSATQIPHMPSPITATPEQIARLRSELDIVRGNIKVMSEMLTEMAPGQEEASDLELLQELNRTCRAMQQRVVELISRVSNEEVTEDLLHVNDDLNNIFLRYERYERYRSGRASHNGMLNEATEDNLIDLGPGSPAVVTPRITSSPPAHSTAGASASASPARNPTTASPSTAIAGLDVGSDSVTGTLSSLSGRNRDDFDMFAQTRSSSLAEQRKNVKYEDPQALGGLASALDVRQQNAGGLRVEGDDNPADQELPIDSWLITQGMIPVSQSSVMDDIEEWLCADVKGDAAEEGVTSEEFDKFLEERAKASDTVGSPPGANPAHPARAPGGSRKKAERTEDALFAL, translated from the exons ATGGAGTTCCTACTTGGCAACCCGTACAGCACTCCCGTGGGCCAGTGTGTAG AGAGGGCCACAGATGGAGGCCTACAGAATGAGGACTGGACGCTCAACATGGAAATCTGCGATATCATAAATGAGACAGACGAAGG GCCAAAAGATGCCATGCGTGCGCTGAAGAAGAGACTTGGCGGCAACAAGAACTACAGAGAAGTGATGCTGGCGCTGACG GTATTGGAAACATGTGTGAAGAACTGTGGTCACAGGTTTCATGTCCAGGTGGCAAACAGAGATTTCATCGACGGCATTTTGGTCAAAATCATCTCTCCCAAAATCAACCCTCCGACTATTGTACAAGACAAAGTGCTGTCGCTCATACAG GCCTGGGCTGATGCCTTCAGGAGCAGCCCTGATCTTACTGGGGTGGTCCATATTTATGAGGAACTGAAGAGGAAAGGCATTGAATTCCCAATGGCCGACCTGGACGCATTGTCTCCGATTCACACACCACAGAgg GGTACACCTGAGGTGGACCCAGCCATGATCAAGTACCTCGCCCCTgcatcacctgctgctgcgaCTCCAAAACCTGCCCCGACCCcaaccctgaccctgaccccaaCCCCGACCCCTGTCTCTGCCACACAGATCCCCCACATGCCCAGCCCCATCACAGCAACCCCTGAACAG ATCGCCCGGCTGCGTAGTGAGTTGGACATAGTGAGAGGAAACATCAAGGTCATGTCAGAGATGCTAACAGAGATGGCCCCTGGCCAGGAAGAGGCCTCTGACCTAGAACTGCTGCAG GAGCTGAACAGGACATGCAGGGCGATGCAGCAGAGAGTGGTCGAGCTGATTTCACGTGTCTCAAACGAGGAAGTGACCGAGGATCTGCTACATGTCAATGACGACCTCAACAATATTTTCCTGCGATATGAGAG GTATGAGAGGTACAGGTCGGGTAGAGCCTCACACAACGGG ATGTTGAATGAGGCCACAGAGGACAACCTGATAGACCTGGGCCCAGGCTCCCCCGCGGTGGTCACTCCCAGGATCACATCCAGCCCTCCAGCCCACTCCACTGCCGGGGCCTCCGCCTCTGCCTCCCCAGCCCGTAACCCCACTACAGCATCGCCGTCCACTGCAATAGCTGGCCTGG ATGTGGGTTCCGACAGCGTGACTGGCACTCTGTCGTCTCTGTCAGGCCGCAACCGGGACGACTTTGACATGTTTGCTCAGACCAGGAGCAGCTCTCTGGCCGAACAGCGCAAAAA TGTAAAGTATGAGGACCCGCAGGCTCTGGGCGGCCTGGCCTCAGCTTTGGATGTGAGGCAGCAGAATGCAGGAGGG CTGAGGGTAGAAGGGGATGATAACCCAGCAGATCAGGAGCTGCCCATAGACAGCTGGCTTATTACCCAAGGAATG ATCCCTGTATCGCAGTCCTCTGTCATGGATGACATAGAGGAGTGGCTCTGTGCTGACGTG AAAGGGGACGCCGCTGAGGAAGGGGTAACCAGTGAAG agTTTGATAAGTTCCTGGAGGAGCGGGCGAAGGCATCAGACACCGTTGGATCTCCACCGGGAGCTAACCCTGCTCATCCAGCCCGAGCCCCTGGTGGCTCCCGCAAGAAGGCTGAACGGACAGAAGACGCCCTCTTTGCCTTGTAG
- the LOC118288859 gene encoding TOM1-like protein 2 isoform X3 has translation MEICDIINETDEGPKDAMRALKKRLGGNKNYREVMLALTVLETCVKNCGHRFHVQVANRDFIDGILVKIISPKINPPTIVQDKVLSLIQAWADAFRSSPDLTGVVHIYEELKRKGIEFPMADLDALSPIHTPQRGTPEVDPAMIKYLAPASPAAATPKPAPTPTLTLTPTPTPVSATQIPHMPSPITATPEQIARLRSELDIVRGNIKVMSEMLTEMAPGQEEASDLELLQELNRTCRAMQQRVVELISRVSNEEVTEDLLHVNDDLNNIFLRYERYERYRSGRASHNGMLNEATEDNLIDLGPGSPAVVTPRITSSPPAHSTAGASASASPARNPTTASPSTAIAGLDVGSDSVTGTLSSLSGRNRDDFDMFAQTRSSSLAEQRKNVKYEDPQALGGLASALDVRQQNAGGLRVEGDDNPADQELPIDSWLITQGMIPVSQSSVMDDIEEWLCADVKGDAAEEGVTSEEFDKFLEERAKASDTVGSPPGANPAHPARAPGGSRKKAERTEDALFAL, from the exons ATGGAAATCTGCGATATCATAAATGAGACAGACGAAGG GCCAAAAGATGCCATGCGTGCGCTGAAGAAGAGACTTGGCGGCAACAAGAACTACAGAGAAGTGATGCTGGCGCTGACG GTATTGGAAACATGTGTGAAGAACTGTGGTCACAGGTTTCATGTCCAGGTGGCAAACAGAGATTTCATCGACGGCATTTTGGTCAAAATCATCTCTCCCAAAATCAACCCTCCGACTATTGTACAAGACAAAGTGCTGTCGCTCATACAG GCCTGGGCTGATGCCTTCAGGAGCAGCCCTGATCTTACTGGGGTGGTCCATATTTATGAGGAACTGAAGAGGAAAGGCATTGAATTCCCAATGGCCGACCTGGACGCATTGTCTCCGATTCACACACCACAGAgg GGTACACCTGAGGTGGACCCAGCCATGATCAAGTACCTCGCCCCTgcatcacctgctgctgcgaCTCCAAAACCTGCCCCGACCCcaaccctgaccctgaccccaaCCCCGACCCCTGTCTCTGCCACACAGATCCCCCACATGCCCAGCCCCATCACAGCAACCCCTGAACAG ATCGCCCGGCTGCGTAGTGAGTTGGACATAGTGAGAGGAAACATCAAGGTCATGTCAGAGATGCTAACAGAGATGGCCCCTGGCCAGGAAGAGGCCTCTGACCTAGAACTGCTGCAG GAGCTGAACAGGACATGCAGGGCGATGCAGCAGAGAGTGGTCGAGCTGATTTCACGTGTCTCAAACGAGGAAGTGACCGAGGATCTGCTACATGTCAATGACGACCTCAACAATATTTTCCTGCGATATGAGAG GTATGAGAGGTACAGGTCGGGTAGAGCCTCACACAACGGG ATGTTGAATGAGGCCACAGAGGACAACCTGATAGACCTGGGCCCAGGCTCCCCCGCGGTGGTCACTCCCAGGATCACATCCAGCCCTCCAGCCCACTCCACTGCCGGGGCCTCCGCCTCTGCCTCCCCAGCCCGTAACCCCACTACAGCATCGCCGTCCACTGCAATAGCTGGCCTGG ATGTGGGTTCCGACAGCGTGACTGGCACTCTGTCGTCTCTGTCAGGCCGCAACCGGGACGACTTTGACATGTTTGCTCAGACCAGGAGCAGCTCTCTGGCCGAACAGCGCAAAAA TGTAAAGTATGAGGACCCGCAGGCTCTGGGCGGCCTGGCCTCAGCTTTGGATGTGAGGCAGCAGAATGCAGGAGGG CTGAGGGTAGAAGGGGATGATAACCCAGCAGATCAGGAGCTGCCCATAGACAGCTGGCTTATTACCCAAGGAATG ATCCCTGTATCGCAGTCCTCTGTCATGGATGACATAGAGGAGTGGCTCTGTGCTGACGTG AAAGGGGACGCCGCTGAGGAAGGGGTAACCAGTGAAG agTTTGATAAGTTCCTGGAGGAGCGGGCGAAGGCATCAGACACCGTTGGATCTCCACCGGGAGCTAACCCTGCTCATCCAGCCCGAGCCCCTGGTGGCTCCCGCAAGAAGGCTGAACGGACAGAAGACGCCCTCTTTGCCTTGTAG
- the LOC118288860 gene encoding dynein regulatory complex subunit 3 isoform X1: MSRQFANTAACSLIDEEILKKAVFEQTLHDQAKSIAKTEGIHFDEVLKIRLEYKHIVKIDHLWDFTSLTRLDLNNNIIERMEGLDSLMNLTWLNLSFNRIEKMEGLESLQRLELLNLSNNRISVIENMDGLEKLSHFFIANNLLEQLDNVLYLRKFKNLFTLNLFGNPVSKENYTFFIAAYFPNLTCLDYRLLNDKTKNEAAVKYHYIIEEMRHNELQKQQADDAEQSRKAELQSHTDAFVEFLNGAHLFNSMFNDDPEAETIQSVTGVDHLVRTFEHQMVELCMKLFEIGLAEHKRRQTEVNSFFSGQTRAVTDHQQKASQILAKFEQQHQERIVELHQLSDPDKLKVNLSQYNDDISQLCNSLMSLEYQLANQLEDIIEKLDINISDMVSNFTETVQGIFVECRALEDIYNKNIREIADATLKKVATESPEDDMPEEVKMLFSDKDSVMDALVTGHDNHLLKINDRETQLVARVSAWKVSLIKEFQDKELKRNCLCIKDIHRYVGHVRGQLEEFQ, translated from the exons ATGAGCAGGCAATTTGCTAACACTGCGGCCTGCAGTTTGATTGATGAGGAGATTCTGAAGAAGGCAGTTTTTGAGCAAACTCTTCATGATCAGGCTAAGAGTATTGCCAAGACGGAGGGAATACACTTTGATGAAGTCCTCAAAATACGTCTGGAATACAaac ACATCGTGAAGATTGACCACTTATGGGACTTCACCTCCTTGACCAGGCTTGATTTGAACAACAACATCATAGAGAGGATGGAGGGCCTGGACAGTCTAATGAATCTGACTTGGCTGA ATCTGTCATTTAACAGGATTGAGAAGATGGAGGGTCTGGAGTCTCTGCAGAGGCTTGAATTGTTAAATTTGTCCAACAACAGAATCTCTGTCATTGAAAATATGGATGGACTCGAGAAACTCTCTCATTTCTTTATCGCAAACAACCTCCTTGAACAGTTGGataat GTGCTCTACCTCAGGAAATTCAAGAATTTGTTCACCCTCAACCTATTTGGAAATCCTGTCTCTAAGGAGAATTACACGTTTTTCATTGCTGCCTACTTTCCAAACTTGACGTGCCTAGACTACAGGTTACTTAATGACAAGACA AAAAACGAAGCAGCTGTAAAATATCACTATATCATTGAGGAAATGAGACATAATGAGCTGCAGAAACAACAAGCTGATGATGCTGAGCAAAGCCGAAAAGCTGAACTCCAGTCACACACG GATGCCTTTGTGGAGTTCCTCAATGGAGCTCATCTGTTTAACAGCATGTTCAACGATGATCCAGAGGCAGAGACCATACAATCCGTGACAGGAGTGGATCATCTAGTTCGAAC ATTTGAGCACCAAATGGTGGAACTTTGTATGAAGTTATTTGAAATAGGCTTGGCTGAGCATaaacggagacagacagaggtgaacTCCTTCTTCAGTGGTCAGACGAGGGCTGTGACAGACCACCAGCAGAAAGCATCACAGATTTTGGCAAAATTTGAGCAGCAACACCAAGAG AGGATAGTGGAGCTGCACCAGTTATCTGACCCCGACAAGCTGAAGGTGAATCTCAGCCAGTACAACGATGACATCAGTCAGCTCTGTAACAGCCTCATGTCACTGGAGTATCAGCTGGCCAACCAGCTGGAG gacATCATCGAAAAGTTGGACATCAACATCTCCGACATGGTTAGCAACTTCACTGAAACTGTCCAAGGGAT ATTTGTCGAATGTCGAGCGCTGGAGGATATTTATAATAAGAACATTCGGGAGATTGCTGATGCAACTCTGAAGAAAGTGGCCACGGAAAGCCCTGAAGATGACATGCCAGAAGAGGTTAAAATG ctgttttcagacaaagaCTCTGTAATGGATGCACTGGTCACCGGCCACGATAACCACCTGCTGAAGATCAATGACCGAGAGACTCAGTTGGTTGCACGAGTCAGTGCCTGGAAAGTGTCCCTCATTAAAGAG TTTCAAGACAAAGAACTTAAGCGGAACTGCCTGTGCATCAAAGACATCCATAGATATGTGGGCCATGTGCGGGGGCAGCTGGAGGAGTTCCAGTAG
- the LOC118288860 gene encoding dynein regulatory complex subunit 3 isoform X2 — MEGLDSLMNLTWLNLSFNRIEKMEGLESLQRLELLNLSNNRISVIENMDGLEKLSHFFIANNLLEQLDNVLYLRKFKNLFTLNLFGNPVSKENYTFFIAAYFPNLTCLDYRLLNDKTKNEAAVKYHYIIEEMRHNELQKQQADDAEQSRKAELQSHTDAFVEFLNGAHLFNSMFNDDPEAETIQSVTGVDHLVRTFEHQMVELCMKLFEIGLAEHKRRQTEVNSFFSGQTRAVTDHQQKASQILAKFEQQHQERIVELHQLSDPDKLKVNLSQYNDDISQLCNSLMSLEYQLANQLEDIIEKLDINISDMVSNFTETVQGIFVECRALEDIYNKNIREIADATLKKVATESPEDDMPEEVKMLFSDKDSVMDALVTGHDNHLLKINDRETQLVARVSAWKVSLIKEFQDKELKRNCLCIKDIHRYVGHVRGQLEEFQ, encoded by the exons ATGGAGGGCCTGGACAGTCTAATGAATCTGACTTGGCTGA ATCTGTCATTTAACAGGATTGAGAAGATGGAGGGTCTGGAGTCTCTGCAGAGGCTTGAATTGTTAAATTTGTCCAACAACAGAATCTCTGTCATTGAAAATATGGATGGACTCGAGAAACTCTCTCATTTCTTTATCGCAAACAACCTCCTTGAACAGTTGGataat GTGCTCTACCTCAGGAAATTCAAGAATTTGTTCACCCTCAACCTATTTGGAAATCCTGTCTCTAAGGAGAATTACACGTTTTTCATTGCTGCCTACTTTCCAAACTTGACGTGCCTAGACTACAGGTTACTTAATGACAAGACA AAAAACGAAGCAGCTGTAAAATATCACTATATCATTGAGGAAATGAGACATAATGAGCTGCAGAAACAACAAGCTGATGATGCTGAGCAAAGCCGAAAAGCTGAACTCCAGTCACACACG GATGCCTTTGTGGAGTTCCTCAATGGAGCTCATCTGTTTAACAGCATGTTCAACGATGATCCAGAGGCAGAGACCATACAATCCGTGACAGGAGTGGATCATCTAGTTCGAAC ATTTGAGCACCAAATGGTGGAACTTTGTATGAAGTTATTTGAAATAGGCTTGGCTGAGCATaaacggagacagacagaggtgaacTCCTTCTTCAGTGGTCAGACGAGGGCTGTGACAGACCACCAGCAGAAAGCATCACAGATTTTGGCAAAATTTGAGCAGCAACACCAAGAG AGGATAGTGGAGCTGCACCAGTTATCTGACCCCGACAAGCTGAAGGTGAATCTCAGCCAGTACAACGATGACATCAGTCAGCTCTGTAACAGCCTCATGTCACTGGAGTATCAGCTGGCCAACCAGCTGGAG gacATCATCGAAAAGTTGGACATCAACATCTCCGACATGGTTAGCAACTTCACTGAAACTGTCCAAGGGAT ATTTGTCGAATGTCGAGCGCTGGAGGATATTTATAATAAGAACATTCGGGAGATTGCTGATGCAACTCTGAAGAAAGTGGCCACGGAAAGCCCTGAAGATGACATGCCAGAAGAGGTTAAAATG ctgttttcagacaaagaCTCTGTAATGGATGCACTGGTCACCGGCCACGATAACCACCTGCTGAAGATCAATGACCGAGAGACTCAGTTGGTTGCACGAGTCAGTGCCTGGAAAGTGTCCCTCATTAAAGAG TTTCAAGACAAAGAACTTAAGCGGAACTGCCTGTGCATCAAAGACATCCATAGATATGTGGGCCATGTGCGGGGGCAGCTGGAGGAGTTCCAGTAG
- the LOC118288861 gene encoding dynein regulatory complex subunit 3-like, which yields MSGQSDSSPPILIDEEILQKAVLEQTLQDQARRIAKAEGIHFDEVLQICLEYKNIVKIDHLWDFTSLTRLDLNNNIIERMEGLDSLMNLTWLNLSFNRIEKIEGLESLQRLELLNLSSNRISVIENMDGLEKLSNFCIANNLLEQLDNVLYLRKFKNLFTLNLFGNPVSKENYTFFIAAYFPNLTCLDYRLLNDKTKNEAAVKYHYVIEELRHNELKTQQADDAEQSRKAELQLHTDAFVEFLNGAHLFDSMFNDDPEAETIQSVTGVDHLLQTFEHKMVELCMKLFEIGLVEHERRETEVNSFFICQTGAVTDHELKLSQILAEFEQQLQERIVELHQLSDPDELKVKLSQYNNDISQLCNSLMSLEYHLVSQLEDINEKLDINISVMVSNFAETVQGVFAQCRDLEDVYNKNIREIADATLEKVAMESPEDDMPEEVKVLFSEKDPVMDALVTGHDNHLLKISDRETQLVARVSAWKVSLIKEIRDNELKRNCLGIKDILRYVDHARGQLEEFQ from the exons ATGAGCGGGCAATCTGATAGCTCTCCGCCCATTTTGATTGATGAGGAGATTCTGCAGAAGGCCGTTCTAGAGCAAACTCTTCAAGATCAGGCTAGACGTATTGCCAAGGCGGAGGGAATACACTTTGATGAAGTCCTCCAAATATGCCTGGAGTACAAAA ACATCGTGAAGATTGACCACTTATGGGACTTCACCTCCTTGACCAGGCTTGATTTGAACAACAACATCATAGAGAGGATGGAGGGCCTGGACAGTCTAATGAATCTGACTTGGCTGA ATCTGTCATTTAACAGGATTGAGAAAATTGAGGGTCTGGAGTCTCTGCAGAGGCTTGAATTGTTGAATTTGTCCAGCAACAGAATCTCTGTCATTGAAAACATGGATGGACTCGAGAAACTCTCTAATTTCTGCATCGCAAACAACCTCCTTGAACAGTTGGataat GTGCTCTACCTCAGGAAATTCAAGAATTTGTTCACCCTCAACCTATTTGGAAATCCTGTCTCTAAGGAGAATTACACGTTTTTCATTGCTGCCTATTTTCCAAACTTGACGTGCCTAGACTACAGGTTACTTAATGACAAGACA AAAAACGAAGCAGCTGTAAAATACCACTATGTCATTGAGGAATTGAGACATAATGAGCTGAAGACACAACAAGCTGATGATGCTGAGCAAAGCCGAAAAGCTGAACTCCAGTTACACACG GATGCCTTTGTGGAGTTCCTCAATGGAGCTCATCTGTTTGACAGCATGTTCAACGATGATCCAGAGGCAGAGACCATACAATCCGTGACAGGAGTGGATCATCTACTTCAAAC ATTCGAGCACAAAATGGTGGAACTTTGTATGAAGTTATTTGAAATAGGCTTAGTTGAGCATgaacggagagagacagaggtgaaCTCCTTCTTCATCTGTCAGACGGGGGCTGTGACAGACCACGAGCTGAAATTATCGCAGATTCTGGCAGAATTTGAGCAGCAACTACAAGAG AGGATAGTGGAGTTGCACCAGTTATCTGACCCCGACGAACTGAAGGTGAAGCTCAGCCAGTACAACAATGACATCAGTCAGCTCTGTAACAGCCTCATGTCACTGGAGTATCATCTGGTCAGCCAGCTGGAG gacATCAACGAAAAGTTGGACATCAACATCTCAGTCATGGTTAGCAACTTCGCTGAAACTGTCCAAGGGGT ATTTGCCCAATGTCGAGATCTGGAGGATGTTTATAATAAGAACATTCGGGAGATTGCTGATGCAACTCTGGAGAAAGTGGCCATGGAAAGCCCTGAAGATGACATGCCAGAAGAAGTTAAAGTG ctgttttcagaaaaagaTCCTGTAATGGATGCACTGGTCACCGGCCACGATAACCACCTGCTGAAGATCAGTGACCGAGAGACTCAGTTGGTTGCACGAGTCAGTGCCTGGAAAGTGTCCCTCATTAAAGAG ATTCGAGACAACGAACTTAAGCGGAACTGCCTGGGCATCAAAGACATCCTTAGATATGTGGACCACGCGCGGGGGCAGCTGGAGGAGTTCCAGTag